ACCCAACACCCTGCTCCCAGTTGCGCTCCTGGGGTCGGCCCTCCCAATCGTGCTGGACTCCCCCAGCCAGAGGGCTTTCAAGAGCTTAGCCGCCTCGACCTGCCGCCCACCTCACAGCCCTCGGGAACACCCTCCAGTCCCTTCTTGGCCAAAGTTCCCGGAGCGACGGGGCTCCCGGCGTTTGCGAGGGGGAAGAGAAGCGGCCAGCCCCTGGGCGGCTGGGGTCCCGCCCACGGGCCCTGAACCCGCCCCGGGCATGTTCCGCTGGCGCCCTGTCCCTCTGGACCGAGTTACGGGTGTCCAGGTGAAGCTGCCTTGAATGCCACTCCCAGAACACACTCACGCCAGCCAGCTGGTCCTGCTGTCAACCACATTAAATCCCACTTTTTATTCTGTCATGCGGTCACTGTCTGGGATGTGTCAGATATGAAGAGAGTGgtaagaggaaggaaaaggatgAAAAAGTGTCAACGCCAGAAAAGACACAGTCATACTATTAGCAATACAAGTCCATACAGAAAGATTTTCCAGATAAAAAAACTTTTTACACTGAAGAAACTGTACACATATTGTGAAATTTGCCAGAAcggttttaaaaagtaaaaacaaaaaagggtcaCAAGAGCtggttcttttgggggggggggcagctaagAGGGAAAAGCCTTGAAGATTTTCACCGCAGTAGCTTCTATCAGAGCACACAACACGGAGGAAAGGGCTCTTGAAACTGGGTAGAAAGGGGACAACACAATACACACTCATTTGGTCgcattaaaaatattcttttgtcTTGAGTGATGAGGCATATCGTTAACCGCTGAGCAATTCCATGTAAGTTCACTGAGCCAGGACTTAAATAAGGACTTTAAAAAGGTTCACCTTATTTCTAGCTGTGGGGGACAGAAAGCCCTCCCCCCCAAGCACAGGGCAACTGCTTTCTCCGAGCAAAACCAAGGAGACTCCCAGCAACAGGATCaggcaaaagaaaaggaagcttctGTTCTCCATCAAGTGATGCTGCACCTTCCCTCTGAAAAATCACTCCAGGTTTCCTGCTAATGCGGCtgaaatgtggttttttttttccttttttaaaaaacacaaacacGAAATAACCTCCAATGTTATGGACACCACCCCAACAGTCTCCACGTGATGTCGGTGCCAAAAGTATTTAACAGTCACTCTTCCAAAGTTTAATGGTTTTGTCGTTCTCTAGGGCTGCAGAGGCGATGATGTTTTCGGTCGGATGGCAAGCCGTGGAGATCACAACATCTGTTTGGAAAGAGGGACCGAGACCCACATTATCACCCAGCGCAACAAGCCCACCCAAGCAGCGCACGTGCTCCAAGGAGCCTCAGGGGAGAGGCCGTGACCCACTCCCACCTCAGCAGAAGGTGAAGGTCTGCGTCCCCCTTCCGGGCATGGCCTTGGCCCGTTTGCTGGTGCACAAAAGGATGGTATTAGCCTCCTTGCCACAGCCAAATTGTGGGAGGATTGTGGGAAGGCGAAGCTCTCCCTGTGGCGTGCAGCAGAAGGGGGCCAACCGGAGGAACTGCTCCCCGTTCTCAGCCTGGCCAGGGAGCAGGAAGGGGGGCTCGGACCATCACCAAGGCAGCGGGAGCCAGGACCAGCAGCTGCAGCTGGACAGTTGGCCGGCAGGAAGTTGTCATGaacccgttgcaaggcacacaagagcctcacaacatgaGGTCaacatgatcatcaggaaagagaggaaggatcacaatcaaatcaatgctcagataATCACCCAAGcgtccacacccatgaactgatctacagcttaatagaaggatatcACTAGGTAATCCAGATAAGCATCAATGACACAGGAGAACTcaagccttgtgccccggaggacgcacctgcaaccagaggacaaagacggcagccgagaAAACGCCCAGACACCTATCACAAATCACATCAATACCTAAATCGCCCGTCCAGTCAGAGgagtggggacaatggagggtggaggagcatggggtccggcaagagggtataaacagggtaccgTGCCACCacacctccattcccgtttttccctctgtcagcaccgtttcaataaactggaaatccttaatccccattaagtgagtccgtgtcttattcggagcgaggctggccctgacataaaaatgggaatcGACAAAAAaattttacctagcacctatccaaccagtttgtgagggacccagctaggttaTGGAGAGCAACGGAGTGCAGCGACGGGACCACCCAGCAACCAGAggcgaagctcccctcccctcgggccGGATGTGCCTGAGGTCTGGGCGGCGCGACGCCCAGGTAAGCGcaggatccagctcgggggaagaggaaaggggggtGACCACCCAGGCGTCCCGGGGCCCGCGGGCCACCGCGGACGAGACAGGGGGATCCTCTCTAGGTTCACCACCCAACCCCGAGGAACCGAGGGACGGACCGTCGTCCACAGCGAACGAAGACGAGAGCGAGCGGAGAGCCGAGCGCACCCAGAGGAGTTCGGGAACGGCGGCGAGGCTAAGCGCGATGGAGGAGGGGCTGCAGGCAGTACAGCTGTTGCTCCAGCAGCTGATGGCGGCGCAGGGATCCCGCGGCGGCAGCATCGTGGAGACGCACCTGGAGGAGACACGGAGGGGCGACCGAGAGGACGGCACAGACCGCCGCAGAGTCCGGCACCAGGAGCCCACCTGATGGCCGGAGTCACCCCCGGAGGAGAGGTGGAGAAATGACCCGGCAGATGGCAGACGGTTCCAGGAGCCCACTCGACGATGGGAGTCGCACCCGGAGGAAAGACGGAGGGACGACCCAGCGGATGGCGGCGACTACGGCagagcccgaccccaggagcccacccgacgagcGGAGGCGTGCCCGGAGGAAAGACGGAGAGACGACCAAGAGGACAGCGGTGACTACGGGAGAGCCCGGTTCCAGGAGCCCACCAGATGGACGacatcccacccccccaccctgtCGAGGGGACGACCTGCTTACGAGGAGACCCGGCGAGAGAGGACACCAACACCGTCAGACGCCTGGAGACGAATCGACCCACACCAACCCCCGTGAAGCACACTGcatggcccagatgtgacctggagccaaaccagaatggcagccaaggacttgggcgtaaagtttgacggggacccctcgaaactctcctttttcttaacgAACACCAGATACTACCTCAAAGAGTGGGgcccctgtttcaggactgaaaggggcaaggtgaatgccctggccataaaactaaaaggacgggccgctgattggtatgtccaactgtgccaatcaggtgcccgggagCTGCAGAACAGTATGGAGTTCTTTCAGGCGATGgaactacacttcagggaccccctggagaaagaaagagcaaaacggactTTGAAAACACTCCAGCAAGGACAGCgccccgtggcagagtatgccatggagtttcaagccctggccggaaaagtggaggtctggtctcaatcaactctgattgagaaatttaaagaaggactcaacctgaatgtgctcaggtgggcactctgtcgcaacaaccccaactccctaaccgagtggatccggctggcgggggaagcagaggatgcccaagacactttcctccaagccaagagggaagcacagcaggcggaggcAATGAGAGCATCATGCACAGCTGCAGGGCCAAGGAAGGCAAGATCCCAcacatggaaggaggaacgggaccggcgatTCACAAAGGGCGAGTGCTTCAAGTGCGGCAAGGATGATCACAAGGTGGCGGCTTGCCCCAAAACtaaacccagagagagcacgcggAGGGCACCAGCCACGCCGACCCCAGCACCAAGAAAACGACCAGTGGCGACAGGGGAGAACAGAGCCAGacagttcccctacagctcagaggaggaggaaagcaactccgacgagccgacgggaaacgccagccacctggcctaaggggcaccagaggacaggtggaaaaagGCAGCAGGCGCACCAAcggaggggtgagtgaagaatgccccaccctctatgtccgtgttaccctcacccatggggaaaagtcaAAAAAGGTCTGGGCGCTgattgactcaggctgctccaagtgcttaatgcacccagacctggtagccacacttaacctccgctgctatccacttcagcaccatttggtgtttacacaGCTTGATgaatcagcagcgggagggggcccggtcacccaatacaccggtgAAACcacgctacggctcggcagccacgaggaaaaattggctttcatcatggcaccggtggggcaacccctacttatactagggatcccatggctcgtgcagcataacccagtcatcaactggaaaaccagagagatcaagtttgctgacggacgctaccaagcacccacaggggacaggggacagggtcccccgggcagcaatgggaagggcgACGACGACCTCGGAGCACAGAGGGACGGCATTGCCAGACGGCCTGCCAGCCAACTACGCGGACTTCACAGACGTCTTCTGCGAGAAGGAGGAggacagactcccccccccccaggaaaacagactgcagcatcgaactggtcccgggggtacccctccccaaacccaaaatatatgcaatgacccagagggatctggcagcattaagggaattcatagataagaacttggcgaggggttttatcgagctgcaaactctccagtaggagcgctagtcctctttcgcgagaaaaaggacgggtcactgtggctctgtacagattaccggggcctcaacgccacatctgtatccaataaaagcccaatgcccctaataaaggacatattgtcccacccggcaaagggtaaggtattctctaaactagacctaagggaagcctattaccgcataaggataagggagggggatgagtggaaaacggccttcaactgcccattggggtcatttcaatacaaggtgctaccttttggactggcaggggcaccgggtgtatttatgcaattaatcaacgaggtcctgcgcgaccacctttttaagggggtgctggtttacctcgatgatgtctTACTATACAcagaaacggaacgtgagcacaaAAGGTTGTTaaaggaagtgctcaggaaacttcgcaaggcagagctgtttgccaagctctccaagtgcgagtttcataaacaacaaattgactatctggggtataggatttcggcaaaaggaatagaaatggacccaagaaaggtccaagctatactggtgtgggagcgcccacgcacgaggagacaacttcaaagtttcctcggattcacgaatttctatagggGATTCATCCCGGGGCTGGCGGAGATtgtattgcccctaactaacctcctaaggaccaagggcttgggggacactcgcaaatcgagaaacccgggggcgctactaaactggacagctgactgccaaatggcgttcgagagactaaaaaacctatttacagcagagccagtattacaacaccccgaccccaccagccGCGGCCCGTGCCCAGCCCCGACCGGCCCAGCCCTCAGAGCTGGGGCGATCCACGGGAAGGGCCCGGCTTACTTTTGGCGAAGCTTGATCGGCCGGGTCTGGGCTTCTCTGGaattggggggaaggggaggaggaggtgtAGGGGAGGAGGGTCCGCTCATAATCCAGTGGGGCTGGGGTGATTCCTGTCCGCCGGTGCCCCCTTGCCGGACCCGTCTTCCACTCCTCTTGTGGCTCGGCGGGAGAGCCGGCTCACCTCGGGCTTCTTCCCCAAAGCCCGTGCCCGTCCTGTCGGCTGGCCCAGCACGGGGCTTCTCCGGTGGGCAACAATCACCCTAGCTCCCCCGGATTATGAGCGTAGCCTCCCCCCCTTCCGTTGCCATAGAAGCCCAGCCCTAGCTCGATCTCGCTTCACCACGGGGCTGCTCCGGTGGAGCGGTGTGGTCCTCGGATCCCCTGGAGGACGGGCGgggcctccccctcctcttcctcctccccttctccccaTGGCCGGGAAGACCGTCCCTGTCCCGCTTCGCCAACTCCAGGGAGTCCGGCACGGCCCCCGAGCCGTCTGTATAACAGTGTCGTTGGGAGGCCGGTCGGGACGGGACGGATCCCCGTCTTCGAACGTACGGGTGACATCCTGCGCCCGCCTTCGCCTCTGGGAGGCATCCCAAGGGAGACCGGCCTGAAGAAGGCCCGGTGCCGACCGCCCACTCCTCAAGCCCCCTGAGCCACCCCCCTTTCCTCGGGGGCCGGGAAAGGTAGACCGGGACCGCGGAGGTACGCGCCCAATGGGGAAATGGCGAATGCTggctcctccccctccccgccgCCCGCTTGCGGACCCCCGGACCCGTCCCCCTCCCGGGCCACCCGGGGCCGTCACGGCCTCCGGAGGCTCAGGAGAACGGGGCCCTCCTCCGCCTTCTTCCgactcggggggtgggggggcggcgaTCATCCCCGCCTATGGACGCCCGCCAGAGCACCCCATCCCCGCGCGCCATAGGGGCGTCGGACCTGTGACCTCCGCTGCGGTCTCGGAGGGTACCAAGTAGATCGGGACCGCCCGCGCCTTCTGGTGTTCCGGCGGAGGACAGAGGGAAGTGCGCGCTCTGGCGTTTCCCGAGCTGGTCCCAGCTGCCGTTCCCGGTCCTCCATGGCGCGCAGCGTGAGGAAGGAGAGGCAGCAAAGGTAGCGTGGACTCTGTCACAAGCATCTTGTCCCTTTCCCGTGCCCCTTCCCAATTTTTCTGTGTTAGGGTTGTTTCATTTTGAGGTAGAataagggtcaaggaaacaaGCGAGAAACGAAGTTCTCTCATCAGGAAACTATATGTTGCAAGTATAGTATATTGGGGAGCAGCTGGACAGGCAGATAAGAAGCAGGATGCACATATATTATGTAGCAGCTAAATGAACAAAGATAAGGAACAGGAAGACCACCAGACTCCCACCAGACCTGTTTTTAAACATATACCATATATCTTGAGGTTGTCACTTATTCTATGCTAAGCAATCACCCAGTGGGGGGGgtgtataaaagaagtaggaccccgaacctttggggttcagaatttgaagcttgagcttgtctgaacctgtgcgcacattaaactcttttcctggatgaagacccgagtgtcctagtcttcatttctacaacagttTGGGCCCTCCGTGTAGACCGGCGTGCTCTTCGACACCCCCGTTGTTGCTGGCATGGAAGGAGGGGCGCAAGGATTATCAGAGAGGTAGACAGGAGCCTGTCGCAGGCCAATGCCCCGTCCCCGTTTTCTTTTTGTCAGTCCCCCTGGGTAGTCCGGTCCAGTCCCGGCCCTCCCTGAGTCTGATAGACCGGCCCAGAGCTCCTGGAGTTCAGTAGACCGGCCCCGCCTCGTCCCTCCGAAGGGCCAGCAAACCGAATGCACCttcaaggggaggggaggaaggagagggcaCTCGAATCGTCTGGGGATGGTCTGAGGCCGGCGCGAGGGGTCGGTGGGGAGGGTTCCCTCCCTTGGAAAGCTTGGAAAAACGCAAGCCTAAAAAAGGGTGGGAAAGTTGTGAAGCTACATGCGGGTATGCGCCAAGGtctgaaaggaagaagaaaaagatttaaGTGTTGCAGAGAGTTGGCTTCTGCAGAGAGCCAACTGAGGAAAATTCAACCCAGTGATTAAAAGCAAAGGGAGGAAGCAGTGATTTTATGcaataatgaaaaacattttttattaagTGTAAACAGTCAAcctattatttaaaaacataatcaTAATAAACTTACATATTgcaaacacaaatataaatatatttcaaaatatttcaacttGTCTAATGTGTTCAGTAATGAACATTaactaaaacaaaagaaaccagcaTATTTTCATTTCCTCATGGGTTAATTTAAGGCAAATGTTGACTTCTTTTGGATGATTCAGGACAATCATGAACAAACAAAAGAGTacttctgaagtttttttttaatgtttggaaATAAAGTAATACAAAGGCACCTCTTTTGTAACTAAAATTTTGAAGAACTGAAAATTGGGGAACCAAACTTCACTGCTTTGGActtctttctttccaaatgttAGGCAGTGCGTTGCGTTCTCGCCATCCAGGCATAACTTCTttttccttcagcttttccaTTATATGGATTGGGGGCTCCCCTTGGGGGCATTTTATCTCTTCACCATGCGTCCGGCTGAGTTGCGTCCACACTTGCGGTATATGAACTGTTCCCCTCGATTGAGGGGGCAATGTGTCCGCGTGTGGGCCTTGTCAGCAGTGGCTCCACAGATCGGACATGTGTACTTGCGCAAGATGGGGCAGGTGACCACCCCATCAGCTCTTTGCAATTGGTGAGAAGAATAGAACTTCTTGGACTCTCCGTTAAATCTGCAGAAGTTGCAGATCCCTTGGCCGGATGGCTGAGTGGGCTGGAGGCGTCCACCGCAGGCGCCCTTCTTGCGGCTGTTGGCTCCACTGCTGCTCCTGCTTCCATTAGCCTGATGCACAAGGGCTTCCGAGTGGTCCTCGTGAGGAACTGGTGGTGCACCACTCCCAAGGGGGTCCCGCTGGGGATGGAAACCTTGGGGCTTATTCCGGTCCTCAACGATCCCCATCACAACCTTGGAGAGGTTAAGATAATCCTTCCATCTATCAAAAAAGCAGCCACTGGCCATAGCAGGAAGACATGCTGGAGAAGACTGGGATGAAATGGAGAACATAGCAGCAATTGGAATCTGTACCAGTCAGGCACACCTCTTTGAATTAACATAGGGGCACTCACATAAAATTGCAATGTAGACAATGTAAATAATGGAGAGGTGGAGTCTATACATCCAAAGGTTTTCTGCAAAAAcccttggtctagtggttaaggtaccaggctagaaaccaggaggctaagCGCTGAAGTCCCGCCTTAGttaggaaagctggctgggtgactttgggccagtctttctctctcaacccaacccacctcacagggttgctgttgtgggaaaaataggaggagaaaggaatactaagtatgttcactgccttgagttatttataaaaacaataaaggattaaaaaaccctaaaaaaagctcccccccttcccctttttgGTTGCAATATTAGCTTGGGCACTGACCAACACTGGGCACAAAAGCTGAAAACTGCCCCTGTTCCATCTAAAATTCAGCTGCATTTCTGTTTTAGATAATGTACCAGTTTGTGGGGGGGATCCCATTTGCCATCTCTGGTCAGAAATTCATGAGGTGCTATTTTGAAGGTAAGTCCCATAAAGCAAGATAAGGGGCAACTGTTTcgatggtggtggttgtttttaagaAGAGTTGCTGGCTAGTAGCCTAGGTGGCCACTGATGGTGTTGCAATGGGGTTGATAATTCTGAATGGGCCTCCCAATAAACAGCTCATAAGAGGACAGAATCTTGGACCAGGATCTGCCACACGTGCACTTGTATTTAAGAAGCTGTATTCAGTTGACATGAATTCACCTACATTGTTCAGAAGGCGTGTTCTTTAGGTGGCTTACAGTGATTAGGACATTATTATGATGCATCAATCAACCATAAAGGGTGTGGATAAAACAGAATTAATTAGATAGATGGGTCTTAAAAGGCctggaaaaactttaaaaagatttcACCTATTCCTGAAGGTCACGAGCAAAAGATGCTGGGGGTGCCTCTCCTGAGGTTAGTCCACAAAAGCCAGTCCTTGGAATCCCCCAGCCCACCTGACTTCCAAGTCTGAGATACATGTGGGAGAAGGCAAGGAACCTGGCCTCAAGTCGGAAAAACCTTACCATTAAAGCATCCTGCAGCTCTGTGATAAACAGGCAGAAGTTTTTACCAGTTGTTCAGTGGAAAGCCTCCGTACTGTGCTTGGAAGACGAATCCATCCTCATCCAGGTAAGGGTGCAGTTGGCATCTGAGTTGAAGCTGATAAAAGCCACTCCAGGCCAGAGAGCTTGGTTGAGCCTCAATTTAGAAAACAGAAAACCAGTTACAGGAAGGTCCTCTTCTGAACTTCCGGAAGAACATGGATGGAGTTGCTATGTCCCTTGCTCTGATCCATCACAACCCTTCTTTCTTCCCATCAGTGAGACAGGAATGGGCCACAGGAAGAGAAGCTTGTGCTTCCACATTTCTAAATCTCAATCGATCAGCTCTCCTTGATTCCACCATGGAGCCTGCATACAGTTCCTAGACAACCAGGTGGTGCCACCTGGAATCAGTGAAAaagaggagagacagagagagctgCTGGCCATCATGCACACCGGTtatagttgttattattatagtccaTCATAATAATATTGGAAGCAGCTCGATCCAAACCTTGGGATAATTTCTCccaatgattttatatttttaattgtttggggGTTAGAAGAAAAACTGGGAACAGTACAAATTAATGGAGTTGTCTTATATGTTAAACCCCAGCTAAAACCATGACTTATATTGGCTGATCAACATGGCAGATTTGTGGGGGTGGAAAATGACTTTCCATTTTGCTATGACAATTATCTGCAGAATTTCATATTCAAAACCTGGAGCAAGCTAAATATCTGGTTCGTTTCAGCCTTCCGTTGCATAACCACTCTGTTTTGGGGGCCCTTTCcttacttttatttcttccttcaagATTAAAGTGTAATCCCATTAACCCAGGATACTTCTAAAGAACCTATTTTTGGGGCTGTTACCACCAAACATTTTTCTGATTTGGGAGGAAGGGGCCCCATTACCCTGCTTTGATTGACAGGTCCAATAGCCAGACATAACACACTGCCCAATTTGATTACTTTCAGATATCCATTGCCGTGTTCACTATGAATGATGGAATATAGTGCAACACCTTCAAAAGATTGTTGGAGTAACTGTAGAAATACTCTTCTGAAGGGGGTTAATTTTTAAAGGTAGAAGTAGAAATGAAAGTCAAAATGTTGATACAGATGGTGCTGTTAGGAGAGGACTATGCTCAGATCTCTGCCTGTTTGCAGTTTGCCTGTTGCTACACGTTGACTGGGTGGGTTCCCATCACATGCTAAGACATAAGACACAAACCCCAATGGTGAATTGCAGGATCATTGACCCTTCGAAAGCACGTGCCGCCCCGGGTTGTTCCGCGATCCGCTCGCTCCCAGGGGCCGGGCGCCTCCCCGCCGCGCGCGCGCACGCGCGGTGGGGCTGGCGTCCGAGTCCTTCGGGGAGAGCGCCGCCTCCGGCGCGGCTGGGGTTTGCAGGCCGGCGCGCCTCCGTTCCCCCAAGTCCGGACCCGGACGGCGTCCGTCCCTCCCCGCCCGCGAGCCCCGTTTCCCACCTCCTCGGCGGGAGCGAGGGGAGCTCGTCCGTTCCGTACCCGCGGCGGTTCGGGCCCCGGGGACAGCCTCGTGCGCGCAAGCCGGCGGCCGCGCCGCCTCCCCCCGGCGGGAGATCGGCGGCGACCCCGCCGGCGCGACGGGCTGTGTCTCCCCGAGCCGGGTCCGGAGGGCGTCCTTCCACGCGCGGCTGCCTGCTGGGTCCCCCTCGCTGCCCGCCCTCCTCCTCTCTGACCGCGACCTCAGATCGGAGGTGGGACCCGCTGAATGTAAGCAGTGACAAATAATAAGATTTGGATAAAGTATTTATCATATATCTTTATCATTAGTCCTTTACTTTGGTTTAATAACTTTATTATCAATAGGTATGCTTTCTCGTTGGCTGGAGAATTTTTTACTAAAAAATTCTTCTTACTAAATTCTTCAGTAAAAAGAATTTACTGAAATTGGTTGTATTGCTCTCTTCTATATGTAGACCTTGTCGCTTGCACAGTAATTCATTGAGAAGGGTGGTAGGAATAAAGAGATTTGCTACATTGTAGATCGCAATGGCTATGCAAAATTAAAAGGAAGTTCATAAAGGTCTATATTGcataaaataatatagaaaatacAAGCTATTTCAGAAAGAACACTTTTATAGGATTTCTTTCACACTTGGTCTGGCTTAAAACTGGCTAAAAAGTGTATCcaatagaaaatgtatttatttcatttatttatttatcgtcaccacccatctcctcccaccagagggactctggtgTACACTTTGTCGCACTAAGTTCAGTAGGACTTgtttagcaataaataaatacagggatTTAGTAGTTACTGGtaaaatttttgttgtttatttgttcagctgcttccgactctttgtgacttcatggaccagctcatgccacgccagagcttcctgtcagtcgttgccacccccaaATACATGGCTGCATA
Above is a window of Candoia aspera isolate rCanAsp1 chromosome 16, rCanAsp1.hap2, whole genome shotgun sequence DNA encoding:
- the LOC134506280 gene encoding nanos homolog 2-like produces the protein MGIVEDRNKPQGFHPQRDPLGSGAPPVPHEDHSEALVHQANGSRSSSGANSRKKGACGGRLQPTQPSGQGICNFCRFNGESKKFYSSHQLQRADGVVTCPILRKYTCPICGATADKAHTRTHCPLNRGEQFIYRKCGRNSAGRMVKR